The following are encoded together in the Parabacteroides chongii genome:
- a CDS encoding replication-associated recombination protein A, translating to MMNQPLAERLRPKTLDDYIGQKHLVGQGAVLRKMIDAGRVPSFILWGPPGVGKTTLAQIISNKLEAPFYTLSAISSGVKDVRDVIEKAKSNRFFNTVSPILFIDEIHRFSKSQQDSLLNAVETGVVTLIGATTENPSFEVIRPLLSRCQVYVLKSLDKSDLLTLLNHAVKEDIVLKEKDIVLTETDAMLRYSGGDARKLLNILELVISAEETDKIEITDQKVVDRLQENPAAYDKGGEMHYDIISAFIKSIRGSDPDGAIYWLARMVAGGEDPEFIARRLVISASEDIGLANPNALLLANACFDALKKIGWPEGRIILAETTIYLASSPKSNSAYMAINDALALVERTGNLPVPLHLRNAPTALMKELEYGKEYKYAHDYKNNFVEQEYLPKEVLNQCFWKGQNNPAEQKLIEQMKKLWGDRF from the coding sequence ATGATGAATCAACCTTTAGCAGAGAGATTACGTCCGAAAACACTGGATGATTATATCGGACAGAAGCACCTTGTAGGGCAAGGAGCCGTGTTGAGGAAAATGATAGATGCTGGCCGGGTCCCATCTTTTATTTTGTGGGGACCACCGGGAGTAGGTAAGACCACACTGGCACAGATCATTTCCAATAAACTGGAGGCACCTTTTTATACATTGAGTGCTATCAGTTCGGGTGTGAAGGATGTACGTGATGTGATTGAAAAAGCAAAGAGCAATCGTTTTTTCAATACGGTATCGCCTATTTTATTTATTGATGAAATACATCGTTTCAGTAAATCCCAGCAGGATTCTTTGTTGAATGCTGTAGAAACGGGAGTGGTTACGCTGATCGGGGCTACAACGGAAAATCCTTCTTTTGAAGTGATCCGTCCGCTATTATCCAGGTGTCAGGTTTATGTATTGAAATCGTTGGATAAAAGTGATTTGCTTACCTTATTGAATCATGCGGTCAAAGAGGATATCGTATTAAAAGAGAAAGATATTGTCCTGACAGAGACAGATGCTATGCTTCGTTATTCGGGTGGAGATGCACGGAAATTACTGAATATACTGGAACTGGTCATATCGGCAGAAGAAACGGATAAGATCGAGATAACGGATCAGAAAGTAGTAGACCGTTTGCAGGAAAATCCAGCAGCATATGATAAAGGCGGAGAGATGCATTATGATATTATTTCAGCTTTTATCAAATCGATCAGGGGAAGTGACCCTGATGGAGCTATTTATTGGTTGGCACGTATGGTGGCAGGAGGGGAGGATCCGGAGTTTATTGCCCGGAGGCTGGTAATCTCTGCATCGGAGGATATAGGATTGGCTAACCCCAATGCGTTATTGCTGGCGAATGCCTGTTTTGATGCTTTGAAGAAGATCGGTTGGCCGGAAGGGCGTATCATCCTGGCCGAAACGACAATTTATCTGGCCAGTAGCCCTAAAAGTAATTCTGCCTATATGGCAATCAATGACGCATTGGCTTTGGTAGAGCGTACTGGTAATCTTCCGGTTCCGCTTCATTTGCGGAATGCTCCGACGGCTTTGATGAAGGAGTTGGAGTATGGGAAAGAATATAAATATGCACATGATTATAAGAACAACTTTGTTGAACAGGAATATTTGCCCAAGGAAGTATTGAATCAATGCTTTTGGAAAGGGCAGAATAATCCGGCTGAACAGAAACTGATTGAACAGATGAAAAAATTGTGGGGAGATCGGTTTTAG
- a CDS encoding NAD(P)-dependent oxidoreductase: protein MTKVLVATDKPFAAIAVKGIREVVEGAGYELALLEKYTDKSQLLDAVKDANAVIIRSDIIDAPVLEAAKELKIVVRAGAGYDNVDLAAATAHNVCVMNTPGQNSNAVAELVFGMLVYAVRNFYNGTSGTELKGKKLGILAYGNVGRNVARIAKGFGMDVYAFDAFCPAEVIEKDGVKAVASTADLFKSCQIVSLHIPATAETKGSINFELMNSMPKGAIVVNTARKEVIDEAGLAKMMEERPDFKYITDIKPAIDADLAAKYSDRYFGTPKKMGAQTAEANINAGIAAAKQIVDFLQNGNEKFRVNK from the coding sequence ATGACAAAAGTATTGGTTGCTACAGATAAACCTTTCGCTGCGATAGCAGTGAAAGGCATCCGTGAAGTGGTTGAAGGTGCAGGTTATGAACTGGCTCTTCTTGAAAAATACACGGATAAAAGTCAATTGCTGGACGCTGTTAAAGATGCGAATGCGGTAATCATCCGCAGTGATATCATCGATGCTCCGGTATTGGAAGCTGCGAAAGAATTAAAGATAGTGGTTCGTGCCGGTGCCGGTTACGACAATGTGGATCTGGCTGCTGCGACTGCACACAACGTTTGTGTGATGAATACGCCGGGGCAAAATTCCAATGCTGTCGCCGAATTAGTTTTTGGTATGTTGGTATATGCTGTCCGAAACTTCTATAACGGAACTTCCGGAACAGAACTGAAGGGTAAAAAACTGGGCATTCTGGCTTATGGTAATGTGGGTCGTAATGTGGCACGTATTGCTAAAGGCTTCGGCATGGATGTATATGCTTTTGATGCATTCTGTCCGGCAGAAGTGATAGAGAAAGACGGAGTGAAAGCAGTAGCTTCTACTGCAGACCTGTTTAAGTCTTGTCAGATTGTATCTCTGCATATTCCGGCAACAGCCGAAACAAAGGGATCCATCAATTTTGAATTAATGAATTCAATGCCTAAAGGTGCTATCGTTGTGAATACAGCCCGTAAGGAAGTGATCGACGAAGCAGGTTTGGCAAAGATGATGGAAGAACGTCCTGATTTTAAATATATCACAGATATCAAGCCGGCTATCGATGCGGATTTGGCTGCTAAATATTCGGACCGTTATTTCGGGACACCGAAGAAGATGGGAGCACAGACAGCTGAGGCGAATATCAATGCCGGTATTGCTGCAGCAAAACAGATCGTCGATTTTCTGCAGAACGGTAACGAGAAATTCAGAGTCAATAAATAA
- the serC gene encoding 3-phosphoserine/phosphohydroxythreonine transaminase: MKKHNFSAGPSILSEYTIKNAAAAVENFAGTGLSILEVSHRGKEFVAVNDEARALIKELLDVPAGYEVVFLGGGASMQFCMVPFNLLNKKASYLDTGTWASNAIKEAKLFGEVDVVASSKEANYTYIPKGYKVAEDSDYFHFTSNNTIYGTEMRYDPDMNVRLVSDMSSDIFSRPIDISKYDIIYAGAQKNLAPAGVTLAIVRTDALGHVDRAIPTMLNYNTHIKKDSMFNTPPVFPIFAALQTLKWYKELGGVAVIEKMNLEKAAILYDEIDRNKLFKGTAAVEDRSIMNVCFVMNDEYKELEDEFNKFASAAGMVGIKGHRSVGGFRASLYNAMPKSSVEALVATMKEFEKLH, translated from the coding sequence ATGAAGAAGCACAATTTTTCTGCAGGACCTTCCATTCTGAGCGAATACACGATTAAGAATGCAGCAGCAGCTGTTGAGAATTTCGCAGGTACAGGGTTATCAATTCTTGAAGTATCTCACAGAGGTAAAGAATTTGTTGCAGTAAACGACGAGGCCAGAGCTTTGATCAAAGAGTTACTGGATGTGCCGGCTGGTTACGAAGTTGTATTTCTGGGTGGTGGTGCCAGCATGCAGTTTTGTATGGTTCCTTTTAACTTGTTGAACAAAAAAGCTTCTTATCTGGATACGGGGACATGGGCCTCTAATGCGATCAAGGAAGCTAAATTATTCGGAGAAGTGGATGTTGTAGCATCTTCAAAGGAAGCTAACTACACCTATATCCCTAAAGGCTATAAAGTCGCAGAAGATTCGGACTATTTCCACTTTACATCTAACAATACGATCTATGGTACGGAAATGCGTTATGATCCTGATATGAATGTACGTTTGGTATCCGACATGTCTTCTGATATTTTCTCTCGTCCGATCGATATCTCCAAATATGATATAATTTATGCCGGTGCACAGAAAAATCTGGCTCCTGCAGGTGTCACTTTGGCCATTGTACGTACGGATGCTTTGGGGCATGTAGATCGTGCAATTCCTACCATGTTGAATTACAACACTCATATCAAAAAAGATTCTATGTTCAACACTCCTCCTGTATTTCCGATCTTTGCTGCATTGCAGACATTGAAGTGGTATAAGGAATTGGGTGGTGTTGCTGTTATTGAAAAGATGAATCTTGAAAAAGCAGCAATTCTGTATGATGAAATCGATCGGAATAAATTATTCAAGGGTACGGCTGCTGTGGAAGACCGTTCTATTATGAATGTTTGTTTCGTTATGAATGACGAATATAAGGAACTGGAAGACGAATTTAATAAATTCGCATCTGCAGCCGGTATGGTAGGCATCAAAGGACACCGTTCTGTCGGTGGATTCCGTGCTTCTCTTTATAACGCTATGCCGAAGAGCAGCGTAGAAGCTTTGGTTGCAACAATGAAAGAATTTGAAAAACTACATTGA